The DNA sequence taattttatagtgaCTATTAATgcttaatacatttataattaatattaaaaatttattatattattttattaatttaaaataataattttatattttaataataaaaaattacgtaaaattcatattttaaatgtgaaaaaaatattaataatatttttttaataatgtgataataattgttatttataagaataaatatttatatttaatttaaaaataataagaatgatgaataaattaaattaatttaaattttattattaatttatctaatataaaaaaattatttaaattttattatatttaaattgatttaaataaatatttttttttataaataaaaatgaaatcgaATTCTATCGAtgatgaaattcaaattttttcttATGTGCaaaacagttttcaatttagttttaattcgaTTCTCATTGAATAAttagaatcaaattaaaatagtatttatgtatataaagaaaaaatcaTGAATTGAAAAGGAGATTCTTATTTGCACAAATGGTACTTTGAACTTGGAACGAGCATGAAAAAATTAACGATAATTCTTTATCTTTTGAGTTGTTCTGCCGGATCGGTTGCTCAAAATCTTTGATCTCTGCTCGGACCCGATAAAAAAATGAGATCACTTATTATAAACTTGTTGAGAATGATTTTGATCTAGTTTATAGTTTATTAAAAGTAAAAGGCACTTTGGTGGGATCTCACgaacaaaaaaaaattgcaattaGTTTGATAAACATCGAATGACATTGtgcaattttatctttttaatataattctttGGTTCATTTTGAGATTCGTGAAAAAATGTGCAAACTCCTAGCAGAGCGGATATGGGTTTGATTCAAAGATAACAACAGATTAATTTCTATGCAATTTTGGTTCAAATGAGACTAACTAGTTTCAATCTAACTACATTGTCTATcctctattaaaaataaagaatttcaCAAAAATGATTTGTTTGATCTGCTCCTTTACACGTTGGATCAAGGAAGCATTTCCAAATCCTTGAGAAATTCCATTGAAATTTTCCAACCAACCAAAATGATGAGAAGagcaagaaaaataaattagaaaaaaaaaaaaaaaaacccataaacagAGAGCATCTCAATTCAATACACGACCTCATCAGCAATGAAAGAAGCTATTACATCAGATTAATCAATCACATTAACATGGCAATTCTATAAGGCTTGATGGAGGGTAATGTGATAAGTTGGCTCTTTCTTCTCTTAAGCTCTGCCTCTTCATCTAAATTGTATAAGCTGGCTCTGCTTTAAATTATCATCATCACCAACAAGGCCAACTACAAGGTTCAACAACAGAGAAATTCATTATCCATCCCACTCTACAAGTAAAAAGACAGCACATTAGAGGCTTAGACAACAAAGCCTCAGATAAAAAGCTGCTGAACTCATCATGCAGGTGTTAGAATATCACACACACAAAACCCCAATTAGTTTTCATGGCACCATCATCACCAAGAATTGTAAAGAAACTGACAGATTACTTGAAAACCCTTTTTTCCAaatacaaaaagaaagaaatgacaatcaattaacatcaatctataaaattttagtgaCAAAATCTTGAATAGCGACGCAAAGACCTTGCGTACAGACACAGAACATAAGAAGAAACAAAATGAGGGTTTGTAATAATACCTACAAAATCTCACCACCATCCATAGACAACTTGGGTGAAACTATCCTTAAGCCACCTGAAACTCCTCCTAAAAGAGCCTTTTACTTTGCCCTCAACACTGTACATTTTGTAGCTAGCAACCCTTTTCTTCCTCTGAAACTCAGGGTCAGCTAAGCTCCAAGactttgaagaagaagaagaagaagaataccCAGAATTTTTCTTGCCTTTCTTGAGCTTAAAGTCCTTGGCCGTGTAGTTGTTGTTAGCCATCTGGGTCTGCGCATAAGAGGCACTGTAGGATCTGAGATCataggaggtggtggtggtgggagGCCTTGGCGGACCATAGTAACTCTCCATCTGCATCGCTGTAGAGCCATATGAATATGAATATGATCTTGATCTGTTGTAGTCGTCCATGGATTATTGCAGAAAGAAAGGGAGAAGTGGAGGATACGAAGGAAGGGGGTGGCAGGGTGGGCTTTGTTTTGTTAGGTGGAGCTATGTGATTTTTGAATCTTGAATAGAAATAATGGAATCGTGGGGGCCAGCGGAGGAATGAAGTGCAATGGGGTTTGTTTTTTGGACAGACTTTTGATTGAATCTAAATGGCGTGTTTAAAAGAGAATCATTTTGTCTACGGCAATTATTAACTACTTTTCTCGTATACTTCAACCTTGACTGGTCAGACGACTCTCCTCTAGTTTTAACCTCGActtacttttttctttctttttaaattttaagttagGTTAAATTCTCAAAGAGAAAATGTTAAaatgtttataaattttttttatgatattaataataataaaataatataaattttactataGAATATGATAATGTttaggtttaattttttttggtaAATTAAAAGTGATATCCGTtactttttattcattttatcgtTAATTGATtagtcaaaattaaaaaaaatatattttaatattaaaaaataattttttattattaaaaatattattattttatatttagacTTATTTTGCCTtctaaataaaagtataaaggtttaattgatgaaaaaaaaaagtacaaaGGTTTcattgatgaaaaaaaaattcagatttaTGATTATATGACcttaaataaaagtataagGATTTAATTTgactaatatttaaaaatctttttCAGTTTTGAAATAAACTAAAGATAAAGttggataaattaataaatatcttTCTTAGTTAacacaataaaaatataaggatactttaatataatcttaaaattatagggtattttaattatttaggataaatttaataattaaaaaacaaataaaaattaataaatatttttttaattaacaaaataaaagtgtaaaaatattttaatataattttaaaattatagagacaACTGCACTTATAAATTTAGTGTAGTGATAAATGAATATGAGTAAATCTAATCGATTTTTAAATTCTactcatttaattttgaatctctatttaaaaaaataaaaaaaaatatcctcTCTTCTAAATTCTGCTCGAGAGTCGATAAATTCACATGAAgaaacaatataaaaaatagggtaaactgtaatttagtccctctggtttagtgaaatgtaacttttcgtccctctgttttaaaaaaccttcaatttagtcactgtaatttttaaaaactatgccattagtccctcccgttagattttcagttaaatcaccgttaattttagtttaaaagactaaaatacccattctctctccttcctcttcctcttcctcctccttcgTATTACGTATATATCAACAAACTGCCATTTTCCTTCATTGTATCGTTTTAGTAAGCTTACACTTGGAAATGAAGATAGTAGCTGTGTAATTTAGACTACACAATTTCAAGAGCTGAGCTGATCTCTGCTTCAGCTCAGGACTACAACCACTCTGTATTACAAGCAGCAATTTCGCCGCCAAGCCTGCCTCCACAGCAACTGCAGCACATTCTTCTGGTGCAAGTTGACAAACTGCGCACAATATGGATAATGCAAGCCGAGTACACTTTTCAGATACTTTCATCAACAATCTCACCATGTTGGGTATCGTTTTGGGGCAATCCTTCAAAGCCAGAATCCCatctgaaagagttgaaagaatcTCTAGAATGTAAAGAGCAAACTCCAAGCACTCATTGTTCAAACTGGGCAACAGCTCCATTAGATGAGGAATTGCCCCAATGCTTAAAACGGAGTTCCTTACAGATTCAAATGAATAAAGGGTTTTTAACAAACCAAGTCCAATCTTTATCCCATTTGGATGTCTCTTATCTTTCACTAACCTCAACAACCCAGCTAAAAGGCTCAAGCTTGACACATTTTCAGAGTCGAAATCCTTCCCTTCTATCAGCATTGCAATCAACTTCGTAGAATTAATCTTGGTCTCAATTGAACCCTCGTTTAGCATGTCCACCATTAAAGAAATCTTGGCAGGTTGTAATAAATTTGCTGTGGATGTGAGATCAAGATCCAAATTCACAAGAATCCCAATTACCTCAAACCCAACGGCGTGCATAGTAAAAGGACCCAACAAGGAAGAAACCAACGCAACTCCGCCGTTATCTAGAACTGCCTTCTTTGCTGTGGCATGTTCGGCGACAATCTGTCTAAGCTCTCTTAGAGCTTGAACTCTAGATTGACCCTTAACCTTCTTTAGAAGGAGattgggaaggagaagaagaaggagatcggaaaagagaagaagaagaagaagaaaagaagaagaagaagaagaaggagatcggaaaggagaagaagaagaagaggaagaggaaggagagaggaaggagagaggaaggagagaggatgggtattttagtcttttaaactaaaattaacggtgatttaactgaaaatataacgggagggactaatggcatagtttttaaaaattacagtgactaaattgaagattttttaaaacagagggacgaaaggttacatttcactaaaccagagggactaaattacagtttaccctaaaaaatatcaatatcaCAGCCATTTGGAAAGTTTCTCGCAATTTAAAAGACTCACAAAACAATTATACTTGAATTCAGTCTATTAGAATTTCAAAAGACTAATAAATAGATTTTACCATGAAGAAATTATATGAGATTCAATTCAGTATTTTAAATCCATTGTAAACTCGTCCAGTAAAGTTTTCAATGTCATTATATAGCCACCTTCAGTAATTATGCTTTCATGGATTTTATTCTAACTTGGGCTAAGCACTTCACAGACGTGGGGCTTTCTAGGATTCCTATTGGTAGGTAATCTGAGGGgccatgattttttatttttatttttatttttttaattatgtaaagttattttattctttaaaaaaatattatttaattcgtACAAacacattaattaatttattaatttaaaaatatattaaaatatttttaatattttaaaaaatttattaattagttattcgattaattttatcgttaaatattttattatttaattttaataattttaaaaaatttattaattatttttttaaattttttaaaaaatttactaattagttcattcgtattaaatatattttaaattgttttataatatttaataaaaatatttaaaaaaaatattttttacatttattaatatttagtatatttataaaatttagttaataaaaactatttttctagttaaaaaaaattcattttaatagACTTTCTCTTTTCATCAAATGAAGCCATTTTCTAATTTtgacaattttattaaaaattttatatataaattaattaatatattttattttttaaattaaaatttaacaatagCATTGATCCTGTTCAGAATAAATTGATGACATTATTAGAATGGAGCTATGTTGTGTTTAGTTCAATGGAGTTGTAATGTGATCAATCCACCTGCAAGACAGAAAACGTGAGGTGGTTGACGCCTATAGCAGTTACTTTGATGCTCAAATCaataagagtaagagaagaGCGAGTATAATCTTTAAAACTCAAAGTATTGGTATGGGAGAATAGTATGTCTTTATCTCTATGATCGTtttccttttatattataagaaaatggagataaatatagcattccCTGATAATCCGGTGATGATGTGGCCGACTCGTGAGTAAAGGATCTTCAACGGCTAATTGGTCGGGAATCCCGTGATCACAAGCGTAAAGGAAATATGCTGAATTGTAGCTATTTAACAGTAACTTCATTATAGAGACTCGCCCTAAAGTTGAGAGGGTGAGTCCGTCCGACCTGGGGCAGACCTTTGCTGAAATGCCCAGGCCTTCTTTTCTACGGGTGGAACCGCATATAGGTTTATCAGATTCTTGTCATGTGACCCTatcttatggtgacagctcattGCCTGCCTTGGCCGAGTTTTATATGTCATCAGAGGTCCTCTGCTAGTTTTaaattctttagattcgaaggtaAAAGTGTTTTCATGATCTGGGTCATGTGGCTTGTTTTTCTGGACTGAGCGCACGATGTTCGTGCTTTCTTCTTACTTGCTCTACCGACCAGTCAGGTCCAAGATCTTATCTGGCAAAAATTGATATGAGCAATATAGTAATGTCTTGACGAGTTTTTAAGCTCTCTATAGCCCTAGGGATCATCCGGGTATCTTCTAACTGTTACAagccccttggccttttccagTCTTATCGAGCCGTCAGGCGTTTTTCAGCCCTGGCGTTCATTTTTTAGCCTTAGCATTCTTTCAAGCATTTTCTTGCCCCGATCAACCCTGACGAGCTTCTGGACATTCTCTAACCTTTGCGAATTCCCTAGCTTTTTACAGCCCTGATAGGCTTCCTGACTTTTTACAGCCCTGACAGGCTTACATGTATCTTTACAGCCCTAACAAGCTTCTGAGCATTTTCTCAACTCTAACGTGCTCCTTGGCTTTTTATAGCCCTGATGGGCTTTGTAGCCTTTTTAGCTCTGACGTGTATTTTTCCAGCCATAACGAGCTTCTGAGCATTTTCTTAACTCTGATGTGCTCCTTGGCTTTTTACAGCCCTAATGGGCTTCTTAGACTTTTACAGCCCTAATGGGCTTCTATGTATTTTTTTTGCCCTAACAAGTTTCCGTGCATTTTTCTAATCCTGAcgagctccttggccttttcgaGCTTCCGGGTTTCTAGCCCTAACGAGCTTCCGGACATTTTTCAACCCTGCCAAGTTTTCGAACATTTTTCTAGCCCTTACGAGCTTCTTGCAAACTTCATTTGCCCACTTGGCAACCCGTCCTGCCTTCGTCGATCATCAAAAAATCTCACCCGCCTACAATGTGCCTTCGcaaaaagttttagatttttatgAGTGATTGGCGACACATGCATGTGATTCTCTTTTTGTGAGACGGGACCGATGCTCTCAGTCGTGTGGTCTGGTTCATACCCGCCATGCGACttagcatcaaatgccttagaaactttttgttgAAGCGGGACTAAAACACAGTTGGTCGACCTGGCATGTACCCGCCTTGCAttttggcatcaaatgccttaaaaaCTTCTCGTGAAGTGGGACTAATACCCGGTTGATCGGCCTAGCGTATACCCGCCTTGCGGCCTAGCATCAAATGCTTTAAAAATTTCTCATAAAACGGGACTAATGCCCGGTTGGTCGACCTAACGTATACTCactgtaacgactcggaaaccggaccgctatcggcgctaggatcctgatcgacttaaggtcgccgggacccgtagcaaacctaacatacatcctgtatacctgttaacctgggggttaagggaatggggtgagctactagagcccagtgagcagaatagtaaaacattatattaaaattcatgctttcatgaaatgcatcacatcacaaacaaatcaccttaaggatgaacttgtcatcaatagccctctacgtatccaatagtgccagaacgtagaatgggtcctggtctttctcttacataacatatcataacattccaatgtgtcagggacgtagaatgggtcttcctggactttttcttacatagtgctagggacgtagaatgggtcttcctggacttccataccgtatcatcatcatatcataccatatcatttcatacgagggctaatggatcattcaatgttcatccacatcaacaacataatatgcaatgcaacatattcgtgaattctaatgcaaacaaccaaatatatctcatggcattcatgatgcgtgaatcatgctaaaactttcattatttgctttgaaacataagaagtcattctactcacctcaggctagctctgaaaagacactgaagcaactatctcactgctggggtcctcggttccttgggtccgaacctacacaggtggactcaaatgagggaccaaacatagactaacataactctaaactattccccaaaaatccccctaaaacaccttaaaacaatcatagaaaacatgcaaaggaaggctgaatagggcactttcggcggcaggttcggcggccgaaagtccctccagagccgaaactcagccactttcggcggcaccttcggcggccgaaagtcccttccagagacgaaactcatgcatgttcagctgcaccttcggcagccgaaactcccctccagatccgaaagtccaactttcaggggcagggttcggcagccaaaagcttgcctccacaggcaggttcggcggcctaaagtccttcggctgcagaacctgagttcttccaaagtagcagaactcagcctcctcatgcacattttgcctcccaaaactttcaaacatgcatttagctattttacaacatgcatactcaagcaaacaagcatataggggtctcaaactaccctaaaccccaacacaaatacatatagcaactcatacaacatacattatccataaactcaacattaaccttaacaacaatcaactaccctaaatatgcatttctaccccataacccttcataaaacttgtttaaaacatgggataagctaaagatctacccttacctcttgaagatcgagagcgGAGGCGATCtgaacttggagatgggagaaatctagctctttgggtctccaagctccaaaacttgatctttagctcaaaaacttcaaaaacaagttaaaacttgttagaactcgaaagatttgaggaaaatcatcaaaaccaaccatgggagggcatggactcaccgttgacaaaaataggggagaaaactcgcccattttcggccatggggccttttataggtggttggctagaccaccttcggaagccaaaagtgctccctaaactccacaatgttcggcggccgaacctggatttccctctatggtcattttcattcaaaactcaatttctttcttacttaaaaccataaaatacttaaaaacattttataaaaacatgattttacccttctagaggtttccgacatccgagattccaccggacggtaggtattccgataccggagtatagccaggtattacactcACCTTGCGGCCTagtatcaaatgccttagaaacttctcgtGAAATGGGAATAACACTCGGTTGGTCGGCTTAGCAtatacctgtaatacccggctagctcaggcatcagaattcttaccgtccggtggaattcggggatgtcagtgttggtagaagggtaagagaatgaTTTCTCAAATGGTTTAAGTATTTAATGTGTTTTGAATGAGTTGTGGcttaagttttgaagagaaaagactatggggactttttccatgttcggccgccgaaggtaatgttcggccgccgaaagtgttatagattcggcttccgaaggtcatgttcggcccccgaacgttgcatggttttgcatgcaggtttggctgccgaaggtgagttggccagccctctatttcagcgcctccagtcggtgaaatggatggaTTTCTATTCCTTTCACttcctgaggtgaggccacgtctcCATGAGTCACTTGCTTTGTTTTTATCAACTTTGTAAAGTTTTAATGAGTTGGTTTGtggtttgtaaagggaaaaagaGAGGTTTGGTAGTTTGGAGAAGGTGAAGGGAAGGTGGTGCTTATTCTTAGGTTCAGGTTGATCAGCTTctgttttcaggaggtaagggcagctttttaccttattttaatgatttataccagcttttaaagaggttaagggtagagttgcatgtatagggtttaagtttagtttttgatgagttatgcatgaaaGCTTGTCTATGTgttgtgtttgttgttttgttggggttgtaagttagttttggacccctttgttcatatacttgagtatatgtgtgttgaggagttgtgttatgcatgtttagagaggtgaAAATGATGGAGGAGCTACGTTGcgggtgaagctgagttcttgaagaactcaggttcggcagccgaaggagcattcggccgccgaacctcttgcatggtggcttaggctgccacagcttgcccccgagtgttttaaggttcggctctgtttaggggtttcggccgccgaaggtgccgccgaaggttagagactttcgtttctggagtGTGTTGTGGACCCCGAACTTTGCCCCCGAaaggtttcggcagccgaaagtggagattcggccgccgaaagtatgcaagtttcggctctggacaggacattcggccgccgaacctgctgccgaatgtgttctgtctagcctTTCTGTTGCATGCTTTATGTCCTTGTTCTACGAGCTTGttaaggggttttgggaagttgtttaagagttgttaagagtctgtttgacacctcatttgagtccatttgtataggattggacccgagagatcgaggaggtcaccagtGTTAGTGGTGGCAGCGTCAGGTCAGTTTtttgctagaggagcagaggtgagtagaactcaatttaatcttttatactGAGAAAACAAAATGCTTGTAgtataattcatgcatcatggatgccatgatatgtattagggtgattgcattagaatcacgaatatggtgcattgtaTTATATCCTGTtaatggggattggaccaagacgacatcaatagcccgtcgagggagttttgaggtcatgtctaatccaagttgtggaatgtttgtgttgtgacgcatttcatgaaagtgtgtagttaatgaactgttttcagtgtttctactcactgggctttagaagctcatccctttcccttaatcccagttttgcaggttcagtataacaGGGAAAGTCAGCAACAGCAGAGTGTTGATTAGAAGACTGCATGTGTAATcgaatagtgtggacatgatgtaaattacagaactatatgtaaaggcatgtaatagctagtaagtcagtatgagatggtttagaatgtgctttgcctagtgtttgtttatcccttgtatatgcatgtatcctgttttccgtttcttgatgagaactgTGTCAAACCAGACTTACtcaatgttgtgtttcgaaaacccagtgaaggataactgtgagggaagatagggtttcattcccttgacccaagaccagtgcagagggaagaccaggtttgattcctgtgaatctatggtagccaaggttaacttatgatatgctgaccctacagagtgggttctatgtttcagcgcatagtgcatggaggttacttggtaagtATCATTGGTTTAGCCTTGAGGGCTATTTCAGACtgagatgtctgatgttttaaagggtaagtctggtagtttttacAGAGAAAGAAAGTACAATGAGTAgtcgagttggatcatgtatgggattttaccaggtacacagagttcatagcaggcttactacgggtctaggcggccttaagtcgatctggatcctagtgccgagcactttgggccgttacagagaggtaccggtttccggggtgttacagatggtatcagagcataggttcctcaaaagtacggtgtgtgagcatgtttgttcaaggatgagagatcccacatcggaaagaggttgcttCAGTCATAgcaaggcaaagcacaataagtaaaatcatgtccattaggtTATTACgttttgttttgcatgctaatgtgaaatgccatgatggatgctatgcatgtatatgttctatgttcatgtgtctttcatatgaactatatgtgtgctaatgtttgtctatttgtgttttgtgttttcagaagagctaagatgagtggaatTAGTCCTCAgattgattcagatccgtctgaagggtcttttgatgaaagcagggaaGGACTGGATCTAGAAAGAGTATATGGAGATAGGAAAGAGAGGGAAGTGGATGTGCAAAGAAGGGATATAGGTTTGCAGGTGAATATGGACAACGAATCTTTAGAGGATATGCAGGCCAAGGATGCCAGATTTTCAGTTATAGGAGAGAATGATCCCtctacttggagtacagctacctcaaAAGGAGTGCAATGGGGGAGCACTAGTAAGCAAAAAGTCAGAGGCCTTAGAAGGTCAAAGAAAaaggagttctggaataggataAACCCTAGTTTGTATAGTGATGCTGGTCCGAGTTCTAGACCAAAATGTCTGAGGTGTGGACggttgcataagggagtctgtcaTGTAGGGAtaacaggatgttataggtgtggtcaGGAAGAGCATATGATACGTGAGTGTCCTGTTGCGCCTTGGATAGTTCAATCCCAGCGGACATTTTCTGGTAGAACTGTTCAGCAGGAGGCAGCCACATTTGACACagaggtgccaggtatgcttatGTTGTTTTTGACTAGTCTGTTGTCTATATGTTGTGAGATTCATAGAGGAAAACCGAATTATAGGAATACTGAGGAAAGTGAATAGCTAAGAGATTAGGGAACGAAAGAAAAGGTAAAGAGAGAATTGCTATGAAATGTGGTAACCTTGAATGGATACTTGCAGTGATACTTGCAGTTATAGTAAAAGTGATCTTTTCATCTCATAGTATAGAGAGACAGTACAAGAGAAGATAGTGTAGAGTAAAAGacagagaaaagaagaaagatgaaGGTTAGAAAGAGAATAGAGGTAGTTTGGGAataggtggtagttgaggcagagaaaagggcAGTCTTTTCTTTAGtagattcccgagggaagttccgttagctttggcttggatcttcaccctgattcTATAGGAGGCTATCAcattgaacacggtgacgtcaggtacgGTCACTGGAAGTGTTTGGATGTGTATGCTATTTGGtttggaccctagtgtttcgctttcctttctGTTTGTGAGCCTTAACTAGGGTGgctttgatgactt is a window from the Manihot esculenta cultivar AM560-2 chromosome 16, M.esculenta_v8, whole genome shotgun sequence genome containing:
- the LOC110603285 gene encoding uncharacterized protein LOC110603285; the protein is MDDYNRSRSYSYSYGSTAMQMESYYGPPRPPTTTTSYDLRSYSASYAQTQMANNNYTAKDFKLKKGKKNSGYSSSSSSSKSWSLADPEFQRKKRVASYKMYSVEGKVKGSFRRSFRWLKDSFTQVVYGWW
- the LOC110604053 gene encoding U-box domain-containing protein 30-like, with the protein product MAVSPSSSSSSSSPFRSPSSSSSSFLLLLLLFSDLLLLLLPNLLLKKVKGQSRVQALRELRQIVAEHATAKKAVLDNGGVALVSSLLGPFTMHAVGFEVIGILVNLDLDLTSTANLLQPAKISLMVDMLNEGSIETKINSTKLIAMLIEGKDFDSENVSSLSLLAGLLRLVKDKRHPNGIKIGLGLLKTLYSFESVRNSVLSIGAIPHLMELLPSLNNECLEFALYILEILSTLSDGILALKDCPKTIPNMVRLLMKVSEKCTRLALSILCAVCQLAPEECAAVAVEAGLAAKLLLVIQSGCSPELKQRSAQLLKLCSLNYTATIFISKCKLTKTIQ